The following proteins are co-located in the Clavibacter capsici genome:
- a CDS encoding response regulator transcription factor, which produces MDSGRVALVIEDDGDIRQLLEVVLRQGGFEVHSAGTATEGVRLAAEVAPDVITLDVGLPDFDGFEAARRIRLTSDAYIVMLTAQGEEVDTLLGLEAGADDYVVKPFRPRELRARISAMMRRPRGTGDAPAAPATPPAGIPEPMGTTSGSDADEPVQPAAFATTTVLSPALPSEAAPADDERDADVLRHNGLELDEGTRHVTVDGEPVDLTRTEFDLLASILASGGRVRTKGDLVRDIRSGSYAVASSTEPEERAVEVHLGNLRRKLHDDPRQARWIQTVRGVGYRLAPPRA; this is translated from the coding sequence GTGGACAGCGGACGTGTGGCTCTGGTCATCGAGGACGACGGCGACATCCGCCAGCTGCTCGAGGTGGTCCTGCGCCAGGGCGGCTTCGAGGTGCACTCCGCCGGGACCGCGACGGAGGGCGTGCGGCTCGCCGCCGAGGTCGCGCCCGACGTCATCACGCTCGACGTGGGCCTGCCCGACTTCGACGGCTTCGAGGCCGCGCGCCGCATCCGCCTCACGAGCGACGCCTACATCGTCATGCTCACGGCGCAGGGCGAGGAGGTCGACACCCTGCTCGGGCTCGAGGCCGGCGCCGACGACTACGTCGTGAAGCCCTTCCGCCCGCGGGAGCTCCGCGCGCGCATCTCCGCGATGATGCGGCGACCCCGCGGCACCGGGGATGCCCCGGCCGCGCCGGCGACGCCCCCGGCCGGCATCCCGGAACCCATGGGGACGACCTCGGGCTCCGACGCGGACGAGCCCGTGCAGCCGGCCGCGTTCGCGACCACGACGGTCCTGTCCCCCGCGCTGCCCTCCGAGGCCGCGCCGGCCGACGACGAGCGCGACGCCGACGTCCTCCGCCACAACGGCCTCGAGCTCGACGAGGGGACGCGCCACGTCACGGTCGACGGCGAGCCCGTCGACCTCACGCGCACGGAGTTCGACCTGCTGGCCTCGATCCTCGCGAGCGGCGGCCGGGTGCGCACCAAGGGCGACCTCGTGCGCGACATCCGCAGCGGCTCGTACGCCGTCGCCTCCTCCACCGAGCCCGAGGAGCGCGCGGTCGAGGTGCACCTGGGCAACCTGCGCCGGAAGCTGCACGACGACCCGCGGCAGGCGCGGTGGATCCAGACGGTGCGCGGCGTCGGCTACCGGCTCGCGCCGCCGCGCGCGTAG
- a CDS encoding NAD(P)-dependent oxidoreductase, translating into MTDATAAVPASAPASDAPPRVALLGTGVMGSGMSRSILRAGLPLTVWNRSAEKAAPLADDGATVADSAADAVRDADVVVVMLFDADAVLAVLAEVAPALRPDAVVLQSSTVGVEGTRRIAALAAEHGLRFVDAPVLGTRGPAEQGLLVHLVSGSEADLAVARPVLEATGSRTVVAGADAGPGSALKLACNAWIASITAATAQSLGLAQLLGVEPRLFLDAIAGGAADTPYAHLKGGAMLAGELAPSFALDGLLKDVTLMLAALDGADAHDFDTAMLEALRETYAEASQAGHGGDDVAAVGTVFGLPASSDA; encoded by the coding sequence ATGACCGACGCCACCGCTGCCGTGCCCGCCTCCGCCCCCGCATCCGACGCCCCGCCCCGCGTGGCGCTGCTCGGCACCGGCGTGATGGGCTCCGGCATGAGCCGCTCGATCCTCCGCGCGGGCCTCCCGCTCACCGTCTGGAACCGCAGCGCCGAGAAGGCCGCGCCCCTCGCCGACGACGGCGCGACCGTCGCCGACAGCGCCGCGGACGCCGTGCGCGACGCCGACGTGGTGGTCGTGATGCTGTTCGACGCGGACGCCGTGCTCGCGGTCCTCGCCGAGGTCGCGCCCGCGCTCCGCCCCGACGCGGTCGTCCTCCAGTCGTCGACCGTCGGCGTCGAGGGCACCCGCCGGATCGCCGCGCTCGCCGCCGAGCACGGCCTCCGCTTCGTGGACGCTCCCGTCCTCGGCACGCGCGGCCCCGCCGAGCAGGGCCTCCTCGTGCACCTCGTCTCCGGATCCGAGGCCGACCTCGCCGTCGCCCGCCCCGTCCTCGAGGCGACCGGCTCGCGCACCGTCGTCGCCGGCGCGGACGCAGGCCCCGGATCCGCCCTCAAGCTCGCCTGCAACGCGTGGATCGCCTCGATCACCGCCGCGACCGCCCAGTCGCTCGGCCTCGCGCAGCTGCTCGGCGTGGAGCCGCGCCTGTTCCTCGACGCGATCGCGGGCGGCGCGGCCGACACCCCCTACGCGCACCTCAAGGGCGGCGCGATGCTCGCCGGCGAGCTGGCCCCCTCGTTCGCGCTCGACGGCCTGCTCAAGGACGTGACGCTCATGCTCGCCGCGCTCGACGGCGCCGACGCGCACGACTTCGACACCGCGATGCTCGAGGCGCTCCGCGAGACGTACGCCGAGGCGTCCCAGGCGGGCCACGGCGGCGACGACGTGGCCGCGGTGGGCACGGTCTTCGGCCTGCCCGCCTCCTCCGACGCCTGA
- a CDS encoding MOSC domain-containing protein, whose protein sequence is MTDLPHELRVEIAHLVASPVHRLEGRPADGPRDEPGEPPSRASVRVRAHLGIVGDRYFGQRAHRTAAVTVMAVESVEHVARELGIDAGLDPVDTRRNVLLRGVDVDRLRGMRFSLDSGDGPVEFQGHRPANPCAWMDVMLAPGAFRALRGRGGVRCEPLGDGILAVGPAVLRSERPLVDDGGGVRLF, encoded by the coding sequence ATGACCGATCTGCCCCACGAGCTCCGCGTGGAGATCGCGCACCTCGTCGCGTCCCCCGTGCACCGGCTCGAGGGACGCCCGGCGGACGGGCCGCGCGACGAGCCGGGCGAGCCGCCGTCGCGCGCGTCGGTGCGCGTGCGGGCGCACCTCGGGATCGTCGGCGACCGCTACTTCGGGCAGCGCGCGCACCGCACGGCCGCCGTCACTGTGATGGCGGTCGAGTCGGTGGAGCACGTGGCGCGCGAGCTCGGGATCGACGCGGGGCTGGATCCCGTCGACACCCGTCGCAACGTGCTGCTCCGCGGCGTGGACGTCGACCGGCTGCGCGGCATGCGCTTCAGCCTCGACTCGGGCGACGGGCCCGTGGAGTTCCAGGGCCACCGGCCGGCGAACCCGTGCGCCTGGATGGACGTGATGCTCGCGCCCGGCGCCTTCCGCGCGCTCCGCGGCCGCGGCGGGGTGCGCTGCGAGCCGCTGGGCGACGGGATCCTCGCGGTCGGCCCGGCCGTGCTCCGCAGCGAGCGGCCCCTCGTCGACGACGGCGGCGGGGTACGCCTGTTCTGA
- a CDS encoding Asp23/Gls24 family envelope stress response protein, with product MSGTGPDEAPALDADGEPLDMAALADYLDRGRTPRIAAYEDDPEVRNALRALEHMRDLGRELVEVEAEETEAPGDDFFRGVLSHISRESRAGRDIPLSHPDPAVRLALTEGAVRTLVRQAGDEVPGVLVGRCTLDGDVTRAGEPVRVALTLSVVWGDPLPELAQRVRERVHAALLRHTELRVEAIDVTVVDVQPRPAMEEDGDDPRR from the coding sequence ATGAGCGGCACGGGACCGGACGAGGCACCCGCCCTCGACGCCGACGGCGAGCCCCTCGACATGGCCGCCCTGGCCGACTACCTCGACCGCGGGCGCACCCCGCGCATCGCCGCCTACGAGGACGACCCCGAGGTCCGCAACGCGCTCCGGGCCCTCGAGCACATGCGCGACCTCGGCCGCGAGCTCGTGGAGGTCGAGGCCGAGGAGACCGAGGCCCCGGGCGACGACTTCTTCCGCGGCGTGCTCTCCCACATCAGCCGCGAGTCGCGCGCCGGGCGCGACATCCCGCTCTCCCATCCGGATCCGGCCGTCCGCCTCGCGCTCACCGAGGGCGCCGTGCGCACGCTCGTGCGGCAGGCGGGAGACGAGGTGCCGGGCGTGCTGGTCGGCCGCTGCACCCTCGACGGCGACGTCACGCGCGCGGGCGAGCCCGTCCGGGTGGCGCTCACGCTGAGCGTCGTGTGGGGGGATCCGCTCCCCGAGCTCGCGCAGCGCGTGCGCGAGCGGGTGCACGCGGCCCTGCTGCGGCACACCGAGCTGCGCGTCGAGGCGATCGACGTGACCGTGGTGGACGTGCAGCCGCGTCCCGCGATGGAGGAGGACGGCGATGACCCTCGACGATGA
- a CDS encoding ASCH domain-containing protein has translation MTTPDADLPPVEFAFPGPLRDRLVAAIVAGDKTSTSSLLVQYAADGEELPVVGSRGAVIDSAGRPVVVVETTAVEVARLADVPLAHAVDEGEGFATVDEWRAGHEGFWTSPEVVAELPTGFRLDDDTRIVMERFRVVG, from the coding sequence ATGACGACGCCCGACGCCGATCTCCCGCCCGTCGAGTTCGCCTTCCCGGGGCCGCTGCGCGACCGGCTCGTGGCGGCGATCGTCGCGGGCGACAAGACCTCGACGAGCTCGCTGCTGGTCCAGTACGCGGCCGACGGCGAGGAGCTGCCGGTCGTCGGATCCCGCGGCGCGGTCATCGACTCCGCCGGGCGGCCGGTCGTCGTGGTCGAGACGACGGCCGTCGAGGTCGCGCGCCTCGCGGACGTGCCGCTCGCGCACGCGGTGGACGAGGGCGAGGGATTCGCGACGGTCGACGAGTGGCGCGCCGGGCACGAGGGCTTCTGGACGTCGCCCGAGGTCGTGGCGGAGCTGCCGACCGGGTTCCGCCTCGACGACGACACCCGGATCGTGATGGAGCGCTTCCGCGTCGTCGGCTGA
- a CDS encoding SDR family oxidoreductase has product MSEIRNGGNQYEIQDPIAQYPSPPFPQQEQTGPGDEKRFEPTPDHGQDSYVGFGRLKGRKVLITGADSGIGKAVAIAFAREGADIALNFLDEELEDARDTASTIEGDGRKAALVPGDISDETTCQDIVQASVDALGGLDCLVMVAGYQRNEDDILDLDSEQLDRTMKTNVYSLFWLSKAVIPHLPKGGSIITTSSSQAYQPSPDKIDYAVSKGAIRNFTQGLAQQLAPKGIRVNSVAPGPFWTVLQPVGQSASDVEEFGSQSVYGRPGQPAEIAATYVFLASQESSFTSGETIAVTGGTPVH; this is encoded by the coding sequence ATGAGCGAGATCCGCAACGGCGGCAACCAGTACGAGATCCAGGACCCGATCGCGCAGTACCCGTCCCCGCCGTTCCCGCAGCAGGAGCAGACGGGCCCCGGCGACGAGAAGCGCTTCGAGCCGACGCCCGACCACGGCCAGGACAGCTACGTCGGCTTCGGCCGCCTGAAGGGCCGCAAGGTCCTCATCACGGGCGCCGACTCCGGCATCGGCAAGGCCGTCGCCATCGCGTTCGCGCGCGAGGGCGCCGACATCGCGCTCAACTTCCTCGACGAGGAGCTCGAGGACGCGCGCGACACCGCGTCCACCATCGAGGGCGACGGCCGGAAGGCCGCCCTCGTGCCCGGCGACATCTCCGACGAGACGACCTGCCAGGACATCGTGCAGGCATCGGTCGACGCGCTCGGCGGTCTCGACTGCCTGGTGATGGTGGCCGGCTACCAGCGCAACGAGGACGACATCCTCGACCTCGACAGCGAGCAGCTCGACCGCACGATGAAGACCAACGTCTACTCGCTGTTCTGGCTGAGCAAGGCCGTGATCCCGCACCTGCCCAAGGGCGGCAGCATCATCACGACCAGCTCCTCGCAGGCGTACCAGCCGAGCCCCGACAAGATCGACTACGCGGTCTCCAAGGGCGCGATCCGCAACTTCACGCAGGGGCTCGCGCAGCAGCTCGCCCCGAAGGGGATCCGCGTCAACTCGGTCGCGCCCGGCCCGTTCTGGACCGTGCTGCAGCCCGTCGGCCAGTCGGCGTCGGACGTCGAGGAGTTCGGATCCCAGTCCGTCTACGGCCGCCCCGGCCAGCCGGCGGAGATCGCGGCGACGTACGTGTTCCTCGCGAGCCAGGAGTCGAGCTTCACGAGCGGCGAGACCATCGCGGTCACGGGCGGCACGCCCGTCCACTGA
- a CDS encoding exodeoxyribonuclease III, whose protein sequence is MRVATWNVNSIRTRVGRVVDWLVREDVDVLAMQEIKCKPEQFPMEAFEEAGYEVAVHGLSQWNGVAIASRLPLEDVVTTFEGMPRFGKPDASGQPPLEARAMGATVAGIRLWSLYVPNGRALDDPHYAYKLEWLEALAADTRAWLAADPDTPLALMGDWNVAPLDTDVWDPALFEGKTHTSEPERAAFAAFLEAGLADVVRPSIPDGYTYWDYQQLRFPRDEGMRIDFILGSARFAELVDAPRIHRDERKGDGPSDHVPVAVDLDVETELDDDRPMIF, encoded by the coding sequence ATGCGCGTCGCCACCTGGAACGTCAACTCCATCCGCACCCGCGTGGGCCGCGTCGTCGATTGGCTCGTGCGCGAGGACGTCGACGTGCTGGCCATGCAGGAGATCAAGTGCAAGCCCGAGCAGTTCCCGATGGAGGCGTTCGAGGAGGCCGGCTACGAGGTCGCCGTGCACGGGCTCAGCCAGTGGAACGGCGTCGCGATCGCGAGCCGCCTCCCGCTCGAGGACGTCGTGACGACGTTCGAGGGGATGCCCCGCTTCGGCAAGCCCGACGCGTCCGGCCAGCCGCCGCTCGAGGCGCGCGCCATGGGCGCGACGGTCGCGGGCATCCGCCTCTGGAGCCTGTACGTGCCGAACGGCCGCGCGCTCGACGACCCGCACTACGCCTACAAGCTGGAGTGGCTCGAGGCCCTCGCCGCGGACACGCGGGCGTGGCTGGCGGCGGATCCCGACACCCCGCTCGCGCTCATGGGCGACTGGAACGTGGCGCCGCTCGACACCGACGTGTGGGATCCGGCGCTCTTCGAGGGCAAGACGCACACCTCCGAGCCCGAGCGCGCCGCCTTCGCCGCGTTCCTCGAGGCCGGGCTCGCCGACGTGGTGCGGCCGTCGATCCCCGACGGGTACACCTACTGGGACTACCAGCAGCTGCGCTTCCCGCGCGACGAGGGCATGCGGATCGACTTCATCCTCGGCAGCGCCCGCTTCGCCGAGCTGGTGGACGCCCCGCGGATCCACCGCGACGAGCGCAAGGGCGACGGCCCGAGCGACCACGTGCCGGTGGCCGTGGACCTCGACGTGGAGACCGAGCTCGACGACGACCGGCCGATGATCTTCTGA
- the pyrE gene encoding orotate phosphoribosyltransferase, with the protein MTTSDARQQLIDHIKRDAVFHGDFTLTSGKKASYYVDLRRVSLDHRVAPLIGQVMLDLIADVPDVAAVGGLTMGADPIASAILHQGAAVGRGYDAFVVRKEPKDHGRGRQVEGPDLEGKRVIVVEDTSTTGGSPLKAIEALERVGAEIAAVAVVVDRSTDAREVIEAAGHRYLYAIGLEDLGLA; encoded by the coding sequence GTGACGACCTCCGACGCGCGCCAGCAGCTCATCGACCACATCAAGCGGGACGCCGTCTTCCACGGCGACTTCACGCTGACGAGCGGCAAGAAGGCCAGCTACTACGTCGACCTCCGGCGCGTGAGCCTCGACCACCGCGTCGCGCCGCTCATCGGCCAGGTCATGCTCGACCTCATCGCGGACGTCCCCGACGTCGCCGCGGTGGGCGGGCTGACGATGGGCGCGGATCCCATCGCCTCCGCGATCCTGCACCAGGGCGCCGCCGTGGGCCGCGGCTACGACGCGTTCGTCGTCCGCAAGGAGCCCAAGGACCACGGCCGCGGCCGGCAGGTCGAGGGCCCGGACCTGGAGGGCAAGCGCGTCATCGTCGTCGAGGACACCTCGACCACCGGCGGATCCCCGCTGAAGGCCATCGAGGCGCTCGAGAGGGTGGGCGCGGAGATCGCCGCGGTCGCCGTGGTGGTCGACCGCTCGACCGACGCCCGCGAGGTGATCGAGGCCGCGGGCCACCGCTACCTGTACGCGATCGGCCTCGAGGACCTGGGGCTCGCGTAG
- a CDS encoding Asp23/Gls24 family envelope stress response protein has protein sequence MSDTNPSTSTSTPTPADVTRVAPASAGTVVPGALAEGDTTVTDGVIGKVAGLAVRDIPGVHALGGGAARVIGQLRDRIGQTDLTQGISVDAQEAGVSFQVTLVAEYGVPLQDVAADVRAAISDAVTELVGRPVTRVDVTVADIVLPGEGSDDEAAEAPAV, from the coding sequence ATGAGCGACACGAACCCCAGCACCAGCACCAGCACGCCCACCCCCGCCGACGTGACGCGCGTCGCGCCCGCGTCCGCCGGCACCGTCGTCCCCGGGGCGCTCGCCGAGGGCGACACCACCGTCACCGACGGCGTCATCGGCAAGGTCGCCGGCCTCGCGGTCCGCGACATCCCGGGCGTCCACGCGCTGGGCGGCGGCGCGGCCCGCGTCATCGGCCAGCTGCGCGACCGCATCGGCCAGACCGACCTCACGCAGGGGATCTCCGTCGACGCGCAGGAGGCCGGCGTCTCCTTCCAGGTGACGCTCGTCGCCGAGTACGGCGTGCCGCTCCAGGACGTGGCCGCCGACGTGCGCGCCGCCATCTCCGACGCGGTCACCGAGCTCGTCGGCCGTCCCGTGACGCGCGTCGACGTGACCGTCGCCGACATCGTGCTGCCCGGCGAGGGATCCGACGACGAGGCCGCGGAGGCGCCCGCCGTCTGA
- a CDS encoding RNA polymerase sigma factor — protein sequence MALSSSLQDAGDGILAERAADGDARAFEVLVRRHASYMRAFAIRLTGSRADADDAVQEALITAWDRLPTLEKPDRVKSWLLQIVSRKSIDRIRARRPVDDIDDHEIADRLTSPERDAETSSQMRALSAVLDALPREQREVWMLREVGGFSYEEIAERLGATPSTIRGRLSRARTTVMTSMEAWR from the coding sequence ATGGCCCTCTCCTCCTCCCTGCAGGACGCGGGCGACGGGATCCTCGCCGAGCGCGCCGCCGACGGTGACGCCCGGGCGTTCGAGGTCCTCGTCCGCCGGCACGCCTCCTACATGCGGGCCTTCGCGATCCGGCTCACCGGATCCCGCGCCGACGCCGACGACGCCGTGCAGGAGGCGCTCATCACCGCGTGGGACCGCCTGCCGACGCTCGAGAAGCCCGACCGGGTGAAGAGCTGGCTGCTGCAGATCGTGAGCCGCAAGTCCATCGACCGGATCCGCGCCCGCCGCCCCGTCGACGACATCGACGACCACGAGATCGCCGACCGCCTCACCTCGCCCGAGCGCGACGCCGAGACGTCGTCGCAGATGCGCGCGCTGTCGGCGGTCCTCGACGCGCTGCCGCGCGAGCAGCGCGAGGTGTGGATGCTGCGCGAGGTGGGAGGCTTCTCCTACGAGGAGATCGCCGAGAGGCTGGGCGCGACGCCCTCGACCATCCGCGGCCGGCTGTCCCGGGCGCGCACGACGGTGATGACGAGCATGGAGGCCTGGCGATGA
- a CDS encoding Hpt domain-containing protein yields MTARAVPVPQVPPLLDVRVLEQLLVELSDEPGPARLSVVPPTDAPDPSPGVPAPGDVTPPPGLPEPRRGTPSSGSPRPDDRLAPRGAPAPGRGQAPTGSPRPVGAPSPSPSAPADPHPLTQGQQACIGFLRFFVDLWPTRWERLDAAVRAEDRAAALDACLSVKSSAAMVGALRLSGIASHLEGAIRAADQAGARALLADLGEVGERSMDAMRSWIRAEAGAPSDQTRARGRPRADAHARPAPATGRSE; encoded by the coding sequence GTGACCGCCCGTGCCGTCCCCGTCCCGCAGGTCCCCCCGCTCCTCGACGTCCGCGTCCTGGAGCAGCTGCTGGTCGAGCTGTCGGACGAGCCCGGCCCCGCCCGCCTGTCCGTCGTCCCCCCGACGGACGCCCCCGATCCGTCGCCCGGCGTCCCCGCGCCGGGCGACGTGACCCCGCCGCCCGGCCTCCCCGAGCCGCGCCGCGGGACGCCGTCGTCCGGATCCCCCCGTCCGGACGACCGGCTCGCGCCCCGAGGTGCCCCCGCACCCGGGCGCGGGCAGGCGCCGACCGGATCCCCCCGTCCGGTCGGCGCTCCCTCCCCGTCGCCGTCCGCGCCCGCTGATCCCCATCCCCTCACGCAGGGGCAGCAGGCGTGCATCGGCTTCCTGCGCTTCTTCGTCGACCTGTGGCCGACCCGCTGGGAGCGGCTGGACGCGGCCGTGCGCGCCGAGGACCGGGCGGCCGCGCTCGACGCCTGCCTGAGCGTGAAGAGCTCGGCGGCGATGGTGGGCGCGCTCCGCCTCAGCGGCATCGCGAGCCACCTCGAAGGGGCGATCCGCGCCGCCGACCAGGCCGGCGCGCGCGCCCTCCTCGCGGACCTCGGCGAGGTCGGCGAGCGGAGCATGGACGCGATGCGCTCCTGGATCCGCGCGGAGGCCGGAGCGCCTTCCGACCAGACCCGTGCGCGCGGTCGACCCCGGGCCGACGCGCACGCCCGACCGGCTCCCGCGACAGGCCGGTCGGAGTGA
- a CDS encoding sensor histidine kinase, with protein sequence MQAALRSMSLSKPLHAQLPFIVSLALVGVVAGAGDLDAVAQPGFVAGTVIAALVTIAAAVIPWERIDPDWVAVLPMLDFAALALCHDAISDQVPSTAFLLVFPVIWLAYAFALHVLWLGALGTASVLALPYLRAGTVPEGTTGWSHLVVLPVVMLLVAVAVNLLAQQLFRQHARLEEMQQELTGTLVDLQERNSIIDGVLDAIDDTVMVLDAEGRIMLRNRAAADLMALAVPADPDDPTVGRLVYEEDRTTVVPPERQPVARVRAGEDVPREVYWVGEGGAQKAVLASVSPLVDAAGRVFGTVVVSTDVTALALAVTEREEFVASVSHELKTPLTSILGYVELIADDLVDDDLDDRITAARLAIVERNAQRLLGLIGDLLTAAQHRLAVNRNLVDVGEIVENALDVIRPHAQASGVELVEPDYEELVAEVDAVRIGQVLDNLLSNAVKYTPEGGTVTTEVHVDGDHFRLCVSDDGVGMSPDDTAQLFTRFFRTSSARASTVAGVGLGLSITRSIIDAHDGTIEVESAVGAGTTMRVRLPLRVAPEARPASRG encoded by the coding sequence GTGCAGGCCGCCCTCCGCAGCATGTCGCTCTCGAAGCCCCTGCACGCGCAGCTGCCCTTCATCGTGAGCCTCGCCCTGGTCGGCGTCGTCGCGGGCGCGGGCGACCTCGACGCCGTGGCCCAGCCCGGCTTCGTCGCGGGCACGGTGATCGCCGCGCTCGTCACCATCGCCGCCGCCGTCATCCCCTGGGAGCGGATCGACCCCGACTGGGTGGCCGTGCTGCCCATGCTCGACTTCGCGGCGCTCGCCCTCTGCCACGACGCGATCTCCGACCAGGTGCCGTCGACGGCGTTCCTCCTCGTCTTCCCCGTGATCTGGCTGGCGTACGCGTTCGCGCTCCACGTGCTGTGGCTCGGCGCCCTCGGCACGGCCTCCGTGCTCGCGCTGCCGTACCTCCGCGCGGGGACGGTGCCCGAGGGGACGACGGGCTGGTCCCACCTCGTGGTGCTGCCCGTCGTGATGCTGCTGGTGGCGGTGGCCGTGAACCTGCTCGCGCAGCAGCTGTTCCGGCAGCACGCGCGGCTGGAGGAGATGCAGCAGGAGCTGACGGGCACGCTGGTGGACCTGCAGGAGCGCAACTCGATCATCGACGGGGTGCTCGACGCCATCGACGACACGGTGATGGTGCTCGACGCCGAGGGCCGGATCATGCTGCGCAACCGCGCGGCCGCCGACCTCATGGCGCTCGCCGTCCCCGCGGATCCGGACGACCCGACCGTCGGACGCCTCGTCTACGAGGAGGACCGCACCACCGTCGTCCCGCCGGAGCGGCAGCCCGTCGCCCGCGTCCGCGCCGGCGAGGACGTGCCGCGCGAGGTGTACTGGGTGGGCGAGGGCGGAGCGCAGAAGGCCGTGCTCGCGTCGGTCTCCCCGCTCGTGGACGCCGCCGGCCGCGTGTTCGGCACGGTCGTCGTCAGCACCGACGTCACGGCGCTGGCGCTCGCCGTCACCGAGCGGGAGGAGTTCGTGGCGAGCGTCTCGCACGAGCTGAAGACCCCGCTCACCTCGATCCTCGGCTACGTCGAGCTGATCGCCGACGACCTGGTGGACGACGACCTCGACGACCGGATCACCGCCGCCCGCCTCGCGATCGTGGAGCGCAACGCGCAGCGCCTCCTCGGCCTCATCGGCGACCTCCTCACAGCTGCGCAGCACCGCCTGGCGGTCAACCGCAACCTCGTCGACGTGGGCGAGATCGTCGAGAACGCGCTCGACGTGATCCGGCCGCACGCCCAGGCCAGCGGCGTCGAGCTCGTCGAGCCGGACTACGAGGAGCTGGTGGCCGAGGTCGACGCCGTGCGCATCGGCCAGGTGCTCGACAACCTGCTCAGCAACGCCGTCAAGTACACGCCCGAGGGCGGCACGGTCACCACCGAGGTCCACGTCGACGGCGACCACTTCCGCCTCTGCGTCTCCGACGACGGCGTGGGCATGTCGCCGGACGACACCGCGCAGCTGTTCACGCGCTTCTTCCGCACCAGCTCCGCCCGCGCGAGCACGGTCGCGGGCGTGGGGCTCGGCCTCAGCATCACGCGATCCATCATCGACGCGCACGACGGCACGATCGAGGTGGAGAGCGCCGTGGGCGCCGGCACCACCATGCGCGTGCGGCTCCCGCTGCGCGTCGCGCCGGAGGCCCGGCCCGCGTCGCGCGGCTGA
- a CDS encoding endo alpha-1,4 polygalactosaminidase: MRSLLAAALVVATLAVAGCSSPADPHDAEAVADPAVASVAQTTGSRAGAASTVTLPPTGTRFDYQLGGASKVPSGTGIVVRDSTDAPAPGVYGVCYVNGFQTQPGASWPAALLVRGADGKPIVDPGWPDERILDVSTPAARTANAARLAPVIDGCAASGYRAVEFDNLDSWTRSAGALDEDDALAFATLLVARAHDRGLAAAQKNATDLGSRGRDEARFDFAIAEECDRWKECAAYTDVYGARVLDIEYTDDLRDSATGACKRIRAMDPAPAAIVRDRDLVPAGTRGYAYRAC, from the coding sequence ATGCGCTCCCTCCTCGCCGCGGCCCTCGTCGTCGCCACCCTCGCCGTCGCCGGCTGCAGCTCGCCCGCGGATCCGCACGACGCGGAGGCCGTCGCGGATCCGGCCGTCGCCTCGGTCGCGCAGACCACCGGGAGCCGCGCTGGCGCCGCATCGACCGTCACCCTCCCGCCGACCGGCACGCGCTTCGACTACCAGCTCGGCGGCGCGTCGAAGGTGCCGTCGGGCACCGGGATCGTCGTGCGCGACAGCACGGACGCGCCCGCGCCCGGCGTCTACGGCGTCTGCTACGTCAACGGGTTCCAGACCCAGCCGGGTGCCTCGTGGCCCGCCGCCCTCCTCGTGCGCGGCGCCGACGGGAAGCCGATCGTGGATCCCGGCTGGCCCGACGAGCGCATCCTCGACGTCTCCACGCCCGCGGCCCGCACCGCCAACGCGGCCCGGCTCGCGCCCGTGATCGACGGGTGCGCCGCCTCCGGGTACCGCGCCGTCGAGTTCGACAACCTCGACTCGTGGACGCGCTCGGCCGGTGCCCTCGACGAGGACGACGCGCTCGCCTTCGCCACGCTGCTCGTGGCCCGCGCGCACGACCGCGGGCTCGCCGCCGCGCAGAAGAACGCGACGGACCTCGGATCCCGCGGACGCGACGAGGCCCGCTTCGACTTCGCGATCGCCGAGGAGTGCGACCGCTGGAAGGAGTGCGCGGCGTACACCGACGTGTACGGCGCCCGCGTCCTCGACATCGAGTACACCGACGACCTGCGCGACTCCGCAACCGGCGCCTGCAAGCGGATCCGCGCGATGGATCCGGCGCCGGCCGCCATCGTGCGCGACCGCGACCTGGTGCCCGCCGGCACGCGGGGGTACGCGTACCGCGCCTGCTGA